A genomic window from Candidatus Eremiobacterota bacterium includes:
- a CDS encoding radical SAM protein, with translation MLHDYVLLKSVRAVCPRCFADDPGFDPEWPTDVLDGHLVERDGAIYLRRWCRRGHGEVWSLYEEDAELWRYLQQWRVPTRQINPDTQEIFPLPLGYEYGLGPSHQQHSCVFLLDVTTQCNLSCPACFTSSSPAASQYLPLREVAHAVETAIVREDGRLDVVMISGGEPSVHPEIIAILDALAPLAVTRILLNTNGVRIANDDGFLSALARLRDRVEVYLQYDGTREETHHALRGTDLRATKRRAIERLSQARVFTTLVATVAEVNAGEVGAILDTAFATPYVGGVMFQPVFASGRAPHVDPMRRVTTTGVLRRIEKQTAGRVKARDLIALPCSHPDCCSIGYFLADNQRTFRSLAAIVGEDGLKRSLSVFGNSIAFTESLAQVRAALGGVMSESMTLSRPELVAHLKTICTACDVGGFGEMLKLAFVPGASARFVGERVKRVTIKHFMDANTLITERLEQCCVHVAGAGNDVVRMPFCAARLFPKVRARTLGGTVTRAALA, from the coding sequence ATGCTGCACGACTATGTTCTGCTGAAGAGCGTGCGCGCGGTGTGCCCGCGCTGTTTCGCCGACGATCCGGGCTTCGATCCGGAGTGGCCGACCGACGTTCTGGACGGTCACCTCGTCGAGCGCGACGGCGCGATCTACCTGCGGCGCTGGTGCCGGCGCGGGCACGGCGAAGTGTGGTCGCTGTACGAAGAGGACGCGGAGCTGTGGCGCTATCTGCAGCAGTGGCGCGTGCCGACGCGGCAGATCAATCCGGACACGCAGGAGATCTTTCCGCTTCCGCTCGGCTACGAGTACGGGCTCGGGCCTTCGCACCAGCAACACTCGTGCGTCTTTCTGCTCGACGTGACGACGCAGTGCAACCTTAGCTGCCCGGCGTGCTTCACCTCGTCGAGCCCGGCAGCGTCGCAGTATCTGCCGCTGCGCGAAGTCGCCCACGCGGTCGAGACGGCAATCGTGCGCGAAGACGGCCGGCTCGACGTCGTGATGATCAGCGGCGGCGAGCCGTCGGTTCACCCGGAGATCATCGCGATTCTGGACGCGCTCGCCCCGCTCGCCGTGACCCGCATCCTCCTGAACACGAACGGCGTGCGGATCGCGAACGACGACGGGTTTCTGTCGGCGCTGGCCCGCCTGCGCGATCGCGTCGAGGTATATCTCCAGTACGACGGCACGCGCGAAGAGACGCACCACGCGCTGCGCGGCACCGACCTGCGCGCGACAAAACGCCGCGCGATCGAGCGGCTTTCGCAGGCGCGCGTGTTCACCACGCTGGTCGCGACGGTCGCGGAGGTGAACGCCGGCGAGGTCGGCGCGATTCTCGACACGGCGTTCGCCACACCCTACGTCGGCGGCGTCATGTTCCAGCCGGTCTTCGCCTCCGGCCGCGCCCCGCACGTCGATCCGATGCGGCGCGTCACCACCACGGGCGTGCTGCGCCGCATCGAGAAGCAGACCGCGGGCCGCGTCAAGGCGCGCGACCTCATCGCGCTGCCGTGCAGTCATCCCGACTGCTGCTCGATCGGCTACTTCCTTGCCGACAATCAACGGACGTTTCGCTCGCTGGCGGCGATCGTCGGCGAAGACGGTCTCAAGCGCAGCTTGAGCGTCTTCGGAAACTCGATCGCGTTCACGGAGTCGCTGGCGCAGGTCCGGGCCGCGCTCGGCGGGGTCATGTCGGAGTCGATGACGCTCTCGCGCCCCGAGCTCGTTGCGCACTTGAAGACGATCTGCACGGCGTGCGACGTCGGCGGGTTCGGCGAGATGCTGAAGCTGGCGTTCGTGCCGGGCGCCTCGGCGCGCTTCGTCGGCGAGCGCGTGAAGCGCGTGACGATCAAGCACTTCATGGACGCGAACACGCTGATCACCGAGCGGCTCGAGCAGTGCTGCGTCCACGTCGCGGGCGCCGGAAACGACGTCGTGCGCATGCCGTTCTGCGCGGCGCGCCTCTTCCCGAAGGTCCGCGCCCGCACGCTGGGTGGCACCGTCACGCGGGCCGCGCTCGCGTGA
- a CDS encoding carbonic anhydrase, with translation MAQDQDAGIESAAVSELSHDDPSAPPRGTPDEALKYLCAGNARFIKGGLRERPRPSAAEPQRPWAALLTCADTRVGPEIVFDTGFGDVFVCRTAGNIADADVTGSIEYSVWKFYAPLVVVVGHSGCGACDAAVATFDGGPLPPASIVSVVGTIMPAVSRIRQSAPDRMRRVIEENARLTAAALAAGPILAPAIAAGKLRVTWAYHELATGVVTIH, from the coding sequence ATGGCGCAAGACCAGGATGCCGGCATTGAGTCAGCAGCGGTCTCGGAACTTTCGCACGACGATCCGTCGGCGCCGCCGCGCGGAACACCGGACGAGGCGCTGAAATACCTGTGCGCCGGCAACGCGCGCTTCATCAAGGGCGGGCTGCGCGAGCGGCCGCGTCCGTCGGCCGCGGAGCCGCAGCGGCCGTGGGCGGCGCTGCTGACGTGCGCCGACACGCGAGTCGGGCCGGAGATCGTCTTCGACACCGGCTTCGGCGACGTGTTCGTCTGCCGCACCGCGGGGAACATCGCCGACGCCGACGTGACCGGCTCGATCGAGTACTCAGTCTGGAAGTTCTACGCACCGCTGGTCGTCGTCGTCGGACACAGCGGGTGCGGCGCATGCGACGCCGCGGTCGCCACCTTCGACGGCGGCCCGCTTCCGCCGGCGAGCATCGTCTCGGTCGTCGGCACGATCATGCCCGCGGTGAGCCGCATACGGCAGAGCGCCCCCGACCGGATGCGCCGCGTCATCGAAGAGAACGCGCGCCTGACGGCCGCCGCGCTCGCCGCCGGCCCGATCCTCGCGCCGGCGATCGCCGCCGGCAAGCTTCGCGTCACCTGGGCATATCACGAGCTCGCGACCGGCGTCGTGACGATTCACTAA
- a CDS encoding DNA-3-methyladenine glycosylase I, with product MPTRCAWAGTDPAMIEYHDREWGRPQHDDRALFEFIVLEGAQAGLSWSTILHRRDGYRRAYRDFVPAKVARFGQREIAKLLSDERIIRNRAKIEWSVRNAQAFLGVQREHGSFDAYLWSFVRGEPVVNRPRTSADVPARTELSDALSKDLRKRGFGFVGSTICYAFLQATGVVNDHAASCYLAPPPGKRRARGVSGR from the coding sequence ATGCCGACGCGCTGCGCCTGGGCCGGCACCGATCCGGCGATGATCGAGTACCACGACCGCGAGTGGGGCCGGCCGCAGCACGACGATCGGGCCCTCTTCGAATTCATCGTGCTGGAAGGTGCGCAGGCCGGACTGTCGTGGTCGACGATCCTGCACCGGCGCGACGGCTATCGGCGCGCGTACCGCGACTTCGTTCCGGCGAAGGTCGCGCGTTTCGGCCAGCGCGAGATCGCCAAGTTGCTCTCCGACGAGCGCATCATTCGCAACCGCGCGAAGATCGAATGGTCGGTGCGCAACGCGCAGGCGTTCCTCGGCGTGCAGCGCGAGCACGGCTCGTTCGATGCCTACCTGTGGAGCTTCGTCCGCGGCGAACCGGTCGTCAACCGCCCGCGCACGTCGGCGGACGTTCCGGCGCGCACGGAGCTCTCCGACGCGCTCAGCAAGGACTTGCGCAAGCGCGGCTTCGGCTTCGTCGGCTCGACGATCTGCTACGCGTTCTTGCAGGCGACGGGCGTCGTCAACGACCACGCGGCGTCCTGCTATCTGGCGCCGCCGCCGGGGAAGCGCCGCGCGCGCGGCGTATCGGGGCGCTGA
- a CDS encoding SDR family oxidoreductase, with protein MHLLDGDAVLLAGATGRVGGATLATFVHEGARVLVVSRSAERAQATIDALLDDTERAAAMPFAADLADSAQAAAAVAACVERFGRIDALVSLAGDGHVVRLIDSSLDDLRTNLVAFTETAYSLALPALRAMLAQQPRPGTRSRGRMVVVTAGSSKQPAPGRGLFGIAKAGVNVLMQAIAREHKGDGIVANALVRRRRDRRCARLSEPRGLRRRRDTAGSRRHARVPGQRPRQRRERRAGRPQRARGRLMVQIS; from the coding sequence ATGCATCTGCTCGACGGCGACGCGGTCCTTCTCGCCGGCGCGACGGGCCGCGTCGGCGGCGCGACGCTCGCCACGTTCGTGCACGAAGGCGCGCGCGTGCTGGTCGTCTCGCGCTCGGCCGAACGCGCGCAAGCGACGATCGACGCGCTGCTCGACGACACCGAGCGCGCCGCGGCCATGCCGTTCGCAGCCGACCTCGCCGATTCGGCGCAGGCCGCCGCGGCGGTCGCTGCGTGCGTCGAGCGGTTCGGCCGCATCGACGCGCTCGTCAGCCTCGCCGGAGACGGGCACGTCGTCCGGCTGATCGACTCTTCGCTCGACGATCTGCGCACGAACCTCGTTGCGTTCACCGAGACCGCGTACAGCCTCGCGCTGCCGGCGCTGCGCGCGATGCTCGCGCAGCAGCCGCGCCCCGGCACGCGCTCGCGCGGCCGCATGGTCGTCGTGACGGCGGGCTCGTCGAAGCAGCCGGCGCCGGGACGCGGACTGTTCGGGATCGCCAAAGCCGGCGTCAACGTGCTGATGCAGGCGATTGCACGCGAGCACAAAGGCGACGGAATCGTCGCCAACGCGCTGGTTCGGCGGCGTCGCGACCGACGCTGCGCGCGGCTATCTGAGCCCAGAGGACTTCGCCGCCGCCGCGACACCGCAGGAAGTCGCCGACACGCTCGCGTTCCTGGCCAGCGACCGCGGCAGCGGCGTGAACGGCGCGCTGGTCGACCTCAACGCGCGCGAGGTCGACTGATGGTGCAGATCTCTTGA
- the lon gene encoding endopeptidase La, which produces MPKPDKAPEILGILPLQDAVLFPNTVIPLAVVKRPGIQLVEEALREGKQIGLVALKDKDTEDPGPDDLRRVGTIGTIQKMLKVPDGTLRCIVAGGPVFRIDQFVATEPYLAGTYTELPDVTKDGDQLVAMQRNLGTLFQKLLGYLPQAPREMEMEVNNISDPNLLGYFVASTMRLETADRQAILEERDTAKRLRKLTMLITKELEVVELGHKIQSDIQREMEKNQREFYLRQQMRAIQDELGEGDPQVAEANELRKKIDEANMPEDVKKAADRELDRLGKVPTASPEYSVIRTYLDWLTQLPWGVSTSDQIDIGRAREILDEDHYDLEKIKDRIVEYLAVGKLKNKLTGPILCFVGPPGVGKTSLGQSIAKAMGRKFVRLSVGGVRDEAEIRGHRRTYIGAMPGTIIRALRDAGTNNPVMMIDEIDKVGADFRGDPQSALLEVLDPEQNNSFRDHYLDLPFDLSRVLFICTANTLDSINNALRDRMEIINLSGYTELEKLQIAKRYLVEKQKKANGLKENQAAITDAALKQIIVDYTREAGVRNLEREIGTIFRKVARKVAGEPKYKTRVKPESLVEYLSKPRFYNEVKRRTASVGVATGLAYTPVGGDILFIETTAMPGKGNFTLTGQLGDVMKESATAAISFLRSRSAELGLPEDWFAKHDLHIHIPAGAVPKDGPSAGVSLATSIASLLTGYKVDPELAMTGEITLTGQVLPIGGVKEKVLGAKRAGIKKVLLPRRNEIDLEDVPKEVRDTMQFAFVDELSEVFSHALGKRVITPVLLGATDPKSASNVVALRPSAKRGDGRRTPRTARNGSTTTTKRSR; this is translated from the coding sequence ATGCCCAAACCCGACAAGGCCCCCGAGATCCTCGGCATCCTCCCGCTGCAGGACGCGGTGCTCTTTCCGAACACCGTCATCCCGCTCGCGGTCGTGAAGCGGCCCGGCATCCAGCTGGTCGAAGAAGCGCTGCGCGAAGGGAAGCAGATCGGGCTCGTCGCGCTCAAGGACAAGGACACCGAAGACCCGGGTCCGGACGATCTGCGCCGCGTCGGCACGATCGGCACGATCCAGAAGATGCTGAAAGTTCCCGACGGGACGCTGCGCTGCATCGTCGCCGGCGGCCCCGTGTTCCGCATCGACCAGTTCGTTGCGACCGAACCGTATCTGGCCGGGACCTACACCGAGCTGCCCGACGTCACCAAGGACGGCGATCAGCTCGTCGCGATGCAGCGCAACCTGGGCACGCTGTTCCAGAAGCTGCTCGGCTATCTGCCGCAGGCGCCGCGCGAGATGGAGATGGAGGTCAACAACATCTCCGATCCCAACCTGCTGGGCTACTTCGTCGCCTCGACGATGCGGCTGGAGACGGCGGACCGCCAAGCGATCCTCGAAGAGCGCGACACCGCGAAGCGGCTGCGCAAGCTCACGATGCTCATCACCAAGGAGCTCGAGGTCGTCGAGCTGGGACACAAGATCCAGTCCGACATCCAGCGCGAGATGGAAAAGAACCAGCGCGAGTTCTACCTCCGCCAGCAGATGCGCGCGATCCAGGACGAGCTCGGCGAAGGCGATCCGCAAGTCGCCGAAGCGAACGAGCTGCGCAAGAAGATCGACGAAGCGAACATGCCGGAGGACGTGAAGAAGGCGGCCGACCGCGAGCTGGACCGGCTCGGCAAAGTCCCGACCGCTTCGCCCGAGTACAGCGTCATCCGCACGTACCTCGACTGGCTCACGCAGCTGCCGTGGGGCGTCTCGACCTCCGATCAGATCGACATCGGGCGGGCGCGCGAGATCCTCGACGAAGACCACTACGATCTCGAGAAGATCAAGGACCGCATCGTCGAGTACCTGGCCGTCGGCAAGCTCAAGAACAAGCTGACCGGGCCGATCCTGTGCTTCGTCGGCCCGCCGGGCGTCGGCAAGACCTCGCTCGGGCAGTCGATCGCGAAGGCGATGGGCCGCAAGTTCGTGCGCCTCTCGGTCGGCGGCGTGCGCGACGAAGCCGAGATCCGCGGGCACCGCCGCACGTACATCGGCGCGATGCCGGGGACGATCATCCGCGCGCTGCGCGACGCCGGGACGAACAACCCGGTGATGATGATCGACGAGATCGACAAGGTCGGCGCCGACTTCCGCGGCGACCCGCAGTCGGCGCTGCTCGAAGTCCTCGACCCGGAGCAGAACAACTCGTTCCGCGACCACTACCTCGACCTGCCGTTCGACCTCTCGCGCGTGCTGTTCATCTGCACCGCGAACACGCTGGACTCGATCAACAACGCGCTGCGCGACCGCATGGAGATCATCAACCTTTCCGGCTACACCGAGCTGGAGAAGCTGCAGATCGCGAAGCGCTATCTCGTCGAGAAGCAGAAGAAAGCCAACGGCCTCAAGGAGAACCAGGCGGCGATCACCGACGCTGCGCTCAAGCAGATCATCGTCGACTACACGCGCGAGGCCGGCGTTCGCAACCTGGAGCGCGAGATCGGCACGATCTTCAGAAAAGTGGCGCGCAAAGTCGCGGGCGAGCCGAAGTACAAGACCCGCGTCAAGCCCGAGAGCTTGGTGGAGTACCTCTCGAAGCCGCGCTTCTACAACGAGGTGAAACGGCGCACGGCGAGCGTCGGCGTCGCGACGGGGCTCGCGTACACGCCGGTCGGTGGCGACATCCTGTTCATCGAGACGACGGCGATGCCGGGCAAGGGCAACTTCACCCTCACCGGCCAGCTCGGCGACGTGATGAAAGAGTCGGCGACCGCGGCGATCTCGTTCCTGCGCTCGCGCTCCGCGGAGCTCGGGCTTCCTGAGGACTGGTTCGCCAAGCACGACCTGCACATTCACATCCCGGCCGGCGCGGTGCCGAAAGACGGTCCGTCGGCGGGGGTGAGCCTCGCGACCTCGATCGCCTCGCTGCTGACCGGCTACAAGGTCGATCCGGAGCTCGCGATGACCGGCGAGATCACGCTGACCGGGCAAGTTCTGCCGATCGGCGGCGTCAAAGAGAAGGTGCTCGGCGCGAAGCGGGCCGGCATCAAGAAGGTGCTGCTCCCGCGCCGCAACGAGATCGACCTCGAAGACGTGCCGAAGGAAGTCCGCGACACGATGCAGTTCGCGTTCGTCGACGAGCTCAGCGAAGTGTTCAGCCACGCGCTCGGCAAGCGCGTAATCACGCCCGTCCTGCTCGGCGCGACCGACCCGAAGAGCGCGAGCAACGTCGTCGCGCTGCGCCCCAGCGCGAAACGCGGCGACGGCCGCCGCACCCCGCGCACCGCGCGCAACGGCTCAACCACGACCACGAAGCGCAGCCGCTGA
- a CDS encoding DUF4239 domain-containing protein translates to MNALYAVPSWLLLFVAIVVAGGLAAGGQLAVRRAFPRVDFEQFNTVSGIVLGVVGALFAVTVAFIIAIVWQEFDATSVRSAHEVAAALDLWHVSRGFPEPLGGELRRDLVGYADLLVNDEWPKMRTGESSASAEALLTKAYEGVARFRPANAGESNAQALGLQYFGALHDARHQRLDDNTSAISPFEWAILWIGAVIVVGLCYLAGMPNVRTQLVMTAAVGAVIVAMFVLIFELDQPYRGDLSVAPSAWSDFAGRHRAAL, encoded by the coding sequence TTGAACGCGCTCTACGCGGTCCCGTCCTGGCTGCTGCTGTTCGTGGCGATCGTGGTCGCGGGCGGGCTCGCCGCCGGCGGGCAGCTGGCGGTGCGGCGAGCGTTTCCGCGCGTCGACTTCGAGCAGTTCAACACGGTGAGCGGGATCGTGCTGGGCGTCGTCGGCGCGCTCTTCGCGGTGACGGTCGCCTTCATCATCGCGATCGTCTGGCAAGAGTTCGACGCCACCTCGGTGCGCAGCGCGCACGAGGTCGCTGCCGCACTCGATCTCTGGCACGTCTCGCGCGGGTTCCCGGAACCGCTGGGCGGCGAGCTGCGGCGCGACTTGGTCGGCTACGCGGACCTGCTCGTCAACGACGAGTGGCCGAAGATGCGCACCGGCGAGAGCAGCGCGAGCGCCGAGGCCCTGCTCACGAAAGCCTACGAAGGCGTCGCGCGTTTCCGTCCCGCCAACGCCGGCGAGTCGAACGCGCAGGCGCTCGGACTGCAGTACTTCGGCGCGTTGCACGACGCGCGGCACCAGCGCCTCGACGACAACACCAGCGCGATCTCGCCCTTCGAGTGGGCGATCCTGTGGATCGGCGCGGTGATCGTCGTCGGCCTCTGCTACCTGGCCGGCATGCCGAACGTGCGCACGCAGCTCGTCATGACCGCCGCGGTCGGCGCGGTGATCGTCGCGATGTTCGTGCTGATCTTCGAGCTCGACCAGCCGTACCGCGGCGATCTTTCCGTCGCACCCTCGGCCTGGTCGGACTTCGCCGGGCGCCACCGCGCCGCGCTGTAG
- a CDS encoding helix-turn-helix transcriptional regulator: MTSRTRDGYHHARSLACGLTELERRVLEAYALGMNRRQIGARLGLSERTIGHYLTVAKEKLGAETLVHAAVLSLAQTAS, translated from the coding sequence GTGACCTCGCGGACGCGCGACGGCTACCACCACGCGCGCTCGCTCGCGTGCGGGCTCACTGAGCTGGAGCGGCGCGTGCTGGAGGCGTACGCGCTCGGAATGAACCGGCGCCAGATCGGGGCGCGCTTGGGGCTCTCCGAACGAACGATCGGACACTATCTCACGGTTGCGAAGGAGAAGCTCGGCGCGGAGACTCTCGTCCACGCCGCAGTGCTCTCCCTCGCGCAGACCGCGAGCTAG
- a CDS encoding amidohydrolase family protein encodes MAHSFDPLACRCPHGRFDDDIFARATALLDRRAFLAGLGAAATAALWPRAARADEGVTVLRAARLFDGTAMRSPGVLVLRGERIVSFNAGDAGSGATTIDLGDATLMPGLIDAHTHVANFATTSYYLIRERSADSVAEAAIESIRNAQAMLANGFTTVRDVGGGNGIDLAMRNAIAKGAITGPRILASGPALSITGGHGDMNDLPPYVHVDSEIESGVSFGPYGFRQKVREHVKRHVDLIKITATGGVLSYGDAFDVPQFNLDEVQAVVDEARKFGLHVAAHAHGDPGIRIAVEGGVHTVEHGTGVGEATLQAMKQRGTVLVPTIWALDSILQPGNPNRIQPNSLEKAHQAAKLRDAGMQRALAAGAKIVYGTDAGVFPHRENMKDFSLLQTMGMRPLDLMRSATSHAADTIGTNDRGRLAPGMLADVVAFAGDPSTNAGLLEKPPALIVLNGKKVDRTALAR; translated from the coding sequence ATGGCGCATTCGTTCGATCCGCTTGCTTGCCGCTGTCCGCACGGCCGCTTCGATGACGACATTTTCGCGCGCGCAACCGCGCTGCTCGACCGGCGCGCGTTCCTCGCCGGGCTCGGCGCAGCCGCGACGGCGGCGCTGTGGCCGCGCGCCGCGCGCGCCGACGAGGGCGTCACCGTGCTGCGCGCGGCGCGGCTCTTCGACGGCACCGCGATGCGCTCGCCCGGGGTGCTGGTGCTGCGCGGCGAGCGGATCGTCTCGTTCAACGCGGGCGATGCGGGCAGCGGCGCGACGACGATCGACCTGGGCGACGCGACGCTGATGCCGGGGCTGATCGACGCGCACACGCACGTCGCCAACTTCGCGACCACGTCGTATTACTTGATCCGCGAGCGCAGCGCCGACTCGGTCGCCGAGGCGGCGATCGAGTCGATCCGCAACGCGCAGGCGATGCTCGCCAACGGCTTCACCACCGTTCGCGACGTCGGCGGCGGGAACGGGATCGACCTCGCGATGCGCAACGCGATCGCCAAAGGCGCAATCACCGGCCCGCGCATCCTCGCCTCCGGGCCGGCGCTCTCGATCACCGGCGGCCACGGTGACATGAACGATCTGCCGCCGTACGTCCACGTCGACAGCGAGATCGAGTCCGGCGTCTCGTTCGGCCCGTACGGCTTCCGGCAAAAGGTGCGCGAGCACGTCAAGCGCCACGTCGACCTGATCAAGATCACCGCGACGGGCGGCGTGCTCTCGTACGGCGACGCGTTCGACGTCCCGCAGTTCAACTTGGACGAAGTCCAAGCGGTCGTCGACGAAGCGCGGAAGTTCGGCTTGCACGTCGCGGCGCATGCGCACGGCGATCCCGGGATTCGGATCGCGGTCGAGGGCGGCGTGCATACCGTCGAGCACGGGACCGGCGTCGGCGAGGCGACGCTGCAGGCGATGAAGCAGCGCGGCACCGTGCTGGTGCCGACGATCTGGGCGCTCGACTCGATCCTGCAGCCGGGAAACCCGAATCGCATCCAGCCGAACAGCTTGGAGAAAGCGCACCAGGCCGCGAAGCTGCGCGACGCCGGGATGCAGCGCGCGCTTGCCGCAGGCGCGAAGATCGTCTACGGCACCGACGCCGGCGTCTTCCCGCACCGCGAGAACATGAAAGACTTCTCGCTGCTGCAAACGATGGGGATGCGGCCGCTCGACTTGATGCGCTCGGCGACCTCGCACGCCGCCGACACGATCGGCACCAACGACCGCGGCCGCCTCGCGCCCGGGATGCTCGCCGACGTGGTAGCATTCGCCGGCGATCCGAGCACGAACGCGGGCTTGCTCGAGAAACCGCCGGCGCTGATCGTGCTGAACGGAAAGAAGGTCGACCGCACCGCGCTCGCGCGCTAG
- a CDS encoding Crp/Fnr family transcriptional regulator: MQDRSRPTLTSLDNHLLEALPANVRERMDGALERFRLPLRASLYEPGDEVAHVYFPVDAVISVVTVMRDGDHIEALTIGREGVIGAGALLDTTPVSQLTFCQVGGDAYRMGLQRFGELCGTSHALRALIQRYLGAQIDVMAQSIACNRLHHVGERCARWILMTHDRVGRDEFTLTHESLAAMLGVRRAGVSVAAERLQRLGAIRYRRGRVSVADRAVLEHEACECYGAISDSYTRRRLPAG; the protein is encoded by the coding sequence GTGCAAGACCGGAGCCGCCCCACGCTCACTTCGCTCGACAACCACCTGCTCGAGGCGCTCCCCGCGAACGTTCGCGAACGCATGGACGGTGCGCTCGAACGGTTCCGGCTTCCGCTGCGGGCCTCGCTCTACGAGCCCGGCGACGAGGTCGCACACGTGTACTTCCCGGTCGACGCGGTGATCTCGGTCGTCACCGTGATGCGCGACGGCGACCATATCGAAGCGCTCACCATCGGGCGCGAGGGGGTGATCGGCGCCGGCGCCCTGCTCGACACGACCCCGGTCTCCCAGCTCACGTTCTGCCAGGTCGGCGGCGACGCGTACCGGATGGGGCTCCAGCGGTTCGGGGAGCTGTGCGGCACCTCGCACGCCTTGCGCGCGCTGATCCAGCGCTATCTGGGCGCGCAGATCGACGTGATGGCGCAGTCGATCGCGTGCAACCGTCTGCACCACGTCGGCGAGCGGTGCGCGCGCTGGATCCTGATGACGCACGACCGCGTCGGCCGGGACGAGTTCACGCTGACCCACGAGTCGCTGGCGGCGATGCTCGGCGTGCGCCGGGCCGGGGTCAGCGTCGCGGCGGAGCGGCTGCAGCGGCTCGGGGCGATCCGGTACAGGCGCGGCCGCGTCTCGGTCGCGGACCGCGCGGTGCTCGAACACGAGGCCTGCGAGTGCTACGGCGCGATCAGCGACTCGTACACGCGGCGCCGCCTCCCGGCAGGGTAG
- a CDS encoding Hsp20/alpha crystallin family protein encodes MRNHDDLLEFERLFAARGVHGRFEPNADVHIDESAATVVVHVELAGVDADTVHVAADDQYLVIAGVRAPRDLNRDCSLLRKEIQYGEFLKRIHLPLPVLDEGATAIYRDGVLTIRLPLAKTQKYPIVRTTIRMTVRRTPA; translated from the coding sequence ATGCGAAACCACGACGACCTGTTGGAGTTCGAGCGGCTCTTCGCAGCCCGCGGTGTGCACGGCCGCTTCGAGCCGAACGCCGACGTGCACATCGACGAGAGCGCCGCGACCGTGGTCGTCCACGTCGAGCTGGCCGGCGTCGACGCCGACACGGTGCACGTCGCGGCCGACGATCAGTACTTGGTCATCGCCGGCGTGCGCGCGCCGCGCGACCTCAACCGCGACTGTTCGCTGCTGCGGAAAGAGATCCAGTACGGCGAGTTCCTCAAGCGCATTCATCTGCCGCTCCCCGTCCTCGACGAGGGCGCGACGGCGATCTACCGCGACGGCGTCCTGACGATCCGGCTCCCGCTGGCGAAAACGCAAAAATATCCGATCGTGCGGACGACGATCCGCATGACGGTCAGAAGGACCCCCGCGTAA